One stretch of Flavobacterium sp. 9 DNA includes these proteins:
- a CDS encoding TerC family protein, translating to MIVWILFLLAVVFILALDLGVFNKTPHIISTKEASKWTLIWVTLSFLFSGVIYWLYTTDYIENPDNLKPAVASMKFITGYLIELSLSVDNIFVIAIIFASFKIPQKYQHRVLFWGILGAVIFRGLMIFFGVMLINKFTWTTYLFGAFLIFTALKMLFSGEDDDFQPKDSFVYKTLGKIIPITSEMDGEKFFISTKTAKKAATPLFVALIVIEVMDVLFAVDSVPAILAITSDPFLVFSSNIFAILGLRSMYFFLANMLAKFSFLEYSLVAILAFVGLKMILHDFIHVPEWASLGFIALSLLVGILVSLKFGEEKTLTDSDNE from the coding sequence ATGATAGTCTGGATTTTGTTTTTATTAGCCGTAGTTTTCATCCTTGCTTTAGATTTAGGGGTTTTCAACAAAACACCTCATATTATTAGTACCAAAGAAGCAAGCAAATGGACCCTGATTTGGGTTACACTTTCATTCTTGTTTTCGGGAGTTATTTACTGGCTTTATACAACAGATTATATCGAAAATCCTGATAATCTAAAACCTGCCGTAGCTTCTATGAAGTTTATTACAGGTTATTTGATTGAGTTATCATTAAGTGTAGATAATATTTTTGTGATCGCGATTATTTTTGCTTCTTTCAAAATACCACAAAAATACCAACACCGTGTTTTATTCTGGGGAATCCTTGGAGCTGTAATCTTCCGTGGATTAATGATTTTCTTTGGAGTAATGTTAATCAATAAATTTACATGGACAACTTATTTGTTTGGTGCGTTCTTAATTTTCACGGCTTTAAAAATGTTGTTTTCTGGCGAAGATGATGATTTTCAGCCAAAAGATTCTTTTGTATACAAAACACTTGGAAAAATTATTCCGATTACTTCAGAAATGGATGGAGAGAAATTTTTCATTTCTACAAAAACGGCGAAAAAAGCAGCAACTCCATTATTTGTAGCTTTGATTGTTATCGAAGTTATGGATGTTCTTTTTGCTGTGGATAGTGTTCCTGCAATTCTTGCTATTACATCAGATCCGTTTTTAGTATTTAGTTCTAATATTTTTGCCATTTTAGGTTTACGTTCTATGTATTTCTTCCTGGCGAATATGCTGGCAAAATTCAGTTTCTTAGAATATAGCTTAGTTGCTATTTTGGCTTTCGTTGGATTAAAAATGATTCTTCATGATTTTATTCACGTTCCGGAATGGGCTTCTTTAGGATTTATTGCACTTTCGCTTTTAGTGGGGATTTTGGTTTCTCTAAAATTTGGAGAAGAAAAAACACTTACCGATTCAGATAATGAATAG
- a CDS encoding curli production assembly/transport component CsgF produces the protein MKFILSLLLFLLFSPFIRSQALVYKPVNPAFGGDTFNYQWLLSSAESQNKLKDKTAVTPQKTDLEQFKASLNAQLLSQISSSLYKQQFGTDGLSVGSYTFGSYSVDIFPSSQGLSVNILDTTTGEQTQVIIPNK, from the coding sequence ATGAAATTTATTTTAAGCCTCTTATTATTCCTTCTGTTTTCACCATTTATCAGATCACAAGCGTTGGTTTACAAGCCTGTAAATCCAGCTTTTGGAGGTGATACTTTTAATTATCAGTGGCTCTTAAGCAGCGCTGAATCTCAAAATAAATTAAAAGACAAAACAGCAGTCACACCACAAAAAACAGATCTGGAGCAATTTAAAGCAAGTTTAAATGCCCAGTTATTAAGTCAGATCTCAAGCTCACTTTATAAACAGCAATTTGGAACAGATGGTTTATCTGTAGGTTCGTACACTTTTGGAAGTTATTCAGTCGATATATTCCCTTCGTCCCAAGGTTTATCGGTGAACATTTTAGATACAACTACAGGAGAACAGACACAAGTAATCATTCCAAATAAATAA
- a CDS encoding CsgE family curli-type amyloid fiber assembly protein, whose protein sequence is MPVDGFELRGIVTDDTKTKMGKDFYDKYYYKYNDIGINAKKIVVITEEYSFGRNTKITVWIDNEVIYDFLVRPDDEFLEAVAQESINATIYYLKDLEKQRKYFTQY, encoded by the coding sequence ATGCCCGTTGACGGATTTGAGTTAAGAGGTATCGTAACAGATGATACGAAGACCAAAATGGGAAAAGATTTTTACGATAAGTATTATTACAAATACAATGACATTGGAATAAATGCAAAAAAAATAGTTGTTATAACTGAAGAATATAGTTTTGGAAGAAATACAAAAATAACCGTCTGGATAGACAACGAAGTTATTTATGATTTTTTAGTGCGACCGGACGATGAATTTTTAGAAGCTGTAGCTCAGGAATCAATCAATGCAACTATTTATTATTTGAAAGATTTAGAAAAACAACGCAAATATTTCACTCAGTATTAA
- a CDS encoding DUF3244 domain-containing protein, whose protein sequence is MKKILKFSLVFAVLFTGMSSYAIDGNDNGSNDFNLHVLKNNGKLITFAMNQIKKANLTIYDKDGTVLYSESASGKDGILRTFSLEEFPAGTYFLEVEDNAKKVRHEITITDETSVLSSKAVSSVYKAGFSADKTSVAVR, encoded by the coding sequence ATGAAAAAGATCTTAAAATTTAGTTTAGTATTTGCAGTGCTTTTTACAGGAATGAGTTCTTATGCAATTGATGGTAATGATAACGGAAGTAATGATTTTAATCTTCACGTATTAAAGAACAACGGAAAATTAATCACGTTTGCTATGAATCAGATTAAAAAAGCAAACCTGACAATATATGATAAAGATGGTACTGTACTTTATTCTGAATCAGCTTCAGGAAAAGACGGAATCTTAAGAACTTTTAGCTTAGAAGAATTTCCAGCAGGAACTTATTTCTTAGAAGTTGAAGACAACGCAAAAAAAGTAAGACACGAAATTACAATTACTGATGAAACTTCGGTTTTATCATCAAAAGCAGTTTCGTCAGTTTATAAAGCAGGTTTCTCTGCAGACAAAACAAGCGTAGCAGTACGCTAG
- a CDS encoding glutamine synthetase beta-grasp domain-containing protein encodes MAKIKLEYIWLDGYEPTQNLRSKTKVEEHENFKGTLEELGNWSFDGSSTKQAEGGSSDCLLVPVAIYPDPTRINGYLVMSEVMYADGTPHPSNGRATIDDDNDDFWFGFEQEYFIMDTKTLLPLGFPVGGYPAPQGMYYCSVGGKNTHGRKLVEEHADLCIAAGLNFEGINQEVACGQWEFQLFAKGAKKAGDEIWVARYLLDRLTEKYGYYIEYHPKPLGDTDWNGSGMHANFSNEVLRTCGSKETYERICEAFRPVTAEHIAVYGAYNDQRLTGKHETASIHDFSYGVSDRGASIRIPLYTVQKGWKGYLEDRRPASNGDPYKIAARIIKTVKSAL; translated from the coding sequence ATGGCTAAAATTAAGTTAGAGTACATTTGGTTAGATGGATATGAACCAACTCAAAATCTTAGAAGTAAAACTAAAGTTGAAGAGCACGAAAATTTCAAAGGAACATTAGAAGAACTTGGAAATTGGTCATTTGATGGTTCGTCAACAAAACAAGCTGAAGGTGGATCTTCAGACTGTCTATTGGTTCCTGTTGCAATTTACCCTGATCCAACTCGTATCAATGGATACCTTGTTATGTCAGAAGTTATGTATGCTGACGGAACTCCACACCCTTCTAACGGTAGAGCTACAATTGATGATGATAATGATGATTTTTGGTTTGGTTTCGAACAAGAGTATTTCATCATGGATACTAAAACTTTATTGCCATTAGGTTTCCCTGTTGGAGGTTATCCTGCTCCACAAGGTATGTACTACTGCTCTGTAGGTGGAAAAAACACTCACGGAAGAAAATTAGTAGAAGAACATGCTGACTTATGTATCGCTGCAGGACTTAACTTTGAAGGTATTAACCAAGAGGTTGCTTGCGGACAATGGGAATTCCAATTATTCGCTAAAGGTGCTAAAAAAGCCGGAGACGAAATTTGGGTTGCTCGTTACTTATTAGATCGTTTGACTGAAAAATATGGTTACTATATCGAATATCACCCAAAACCACTAGGAGATACTGACTGGAATGGTTCTGGAATGCACGCTAACTTCTCTAACGAAGTACTAAGAACATGTGGTTCTAAAGAAACTTACGAAAGAATTTGTGAGGCTTTCCGTCCTGTTACTGCTGAGCATATCGCGGTTTACGGAGCTTACAACGACCAACGTTTGACTGGTAAACATGAAACTGCTTCTATCCACGATTTCTCTTATGGAGTATCTGATAGAGGAGCTTCAATCAGAATTCCTTTATATACTGTTCAAAAAGGATGGAAAGGATATCTTGAAGACAGAAGACCAGCTTCAAACGGTGATCCATACAAAATCGCTGCAAGAATTATCAAAACTGTAAAATCAGCGTTGTAA
- a CDS encoding T9SS type A sorting domain-containing protein, whose translation MKKILKLSLVCAVLFTGMSTYAIDGNEDFNLHVIKTNGKVITFALNQLKKASLAIYDKDGTLIYSEEASGKDGILRTFSLEEFPQGIYFLEVEDNVKKVRHEIVITDDATVLSKKAVSSVYKAGFSANNTSVATR comes from the coding sequence ATGAAAAAGATTTTAAAATTAAGTTTAGTATGTGCTGTACTTTTCACAGGAATGAGTACTTATGCAATCGACGGGAATGAAGATTTTAATCTTCACGTAATTAAAACGAATGGGAAAGTGATTACGTTTGCTCTTAATCAGTTAAAAAAAGCCAGTTTAGCAATTTACGACAAAGATGGTACTCTAATTTATTCTGAAGAAGCTTCAGGTAAAGATGGAATTTTGAGAACTTTTAGCTTAGAAGAATTTCCTCAAGGAATTTACTTCTTAGAAGTTGAAGATAATGTAAAAAAAGTGAGACATGAAATTGTAATAACTGACGATGCTACAGTTTTGTCTAAAAAAGCAGTTTCATCAGTTTACAAAGCAGGTTTTTCTGCAAATAATACAAGCGTTGCCACACGCTAA
- a CDS encoding glutamine synthetase III produces MSTLRFQALQEASTRKPVHFEEIDRKSNIFGSNVFNEKAMKQFLTSDALKGVRDAVQHGTKIDRKLADYIAMGMKEWALAKGVTHYTHWFQPLTGTTAEKHDAFFETSYDGSDPVEKFGGAQLVQQEPDASSFPNGGIRNTFEARGYTAWDPTSPAFIYGTTLCIPTVFIAYTGEALDNKIPLLRALSVMDEAATEVCKYFDKNVKKVTATLGWEQEYFLIDKALANSRPDLMMTGRTLLGHTSAKGQQLDDHYFGSIPTRALTYMRDLEQECMLLGIPVKTRHNEVAPNQFELAPIFEETNLAVDHNSLLMDVMQRVAERHDFKVLFHEKPFKGVNGSGKHNNWSLATDTGVNLLSPSKTPMSNLQFLTFFINTIKAVNDYETLLRASIATASNDHRLGANEAPPAIISVFIGAQLTKVLSELESVTTGKLSPEEKTDLKLNVVGKIPDVLLDNTDRNRTSPFAFTGNKFEFRAVGSNANCSNAMTTLNAIVAKQLRDFKTEVDSLIESKDMKKDDAIFNVLREYIKQSKKILFEGDGYSEAWEKEAAKRGLSNFKTTPEAIKAKVSKQALDLFSELGILNHIEAEARYEIELEEYTKKIQIEGRVLGDIARNHVIPTAIRYQNTLIENVKGLKEIFGKEFETIAKEQIVLIKEISGHIEGINSKVLAMTNERKKANQLTDAQKMAETYCNKVKPYFEDIRNHCDKLELLVDDESWTLTKYRELLFTK; encoded by the coding sequence ATGTCAACATTACGTTTCCAAGCTTTACAAGAAGCTTCTACAAGAAAGCCGGTACATTTTGAAGAAATAGATAGAAAATCTAACATTTTTGGTTCAAATGTGTTTAATGAAAAAGCAATGAAGCAATTCCTGACTTCTGATGCTTTAAAAGGGGTAAGAGATGCGGTTCAACATGGAACTAAAATAGACAGAAAACTGGCAGATTATATCGCCATGGGAATGAAAGAATGGGCTCTTGCCAAAGGTGTTACACATTATACACACTGGTTTCAGCCTCTTACGGGAACAACTGCTGAAAAACACGATGCTTTTTTTGAAACTTCTTACGACGGAAGCGATCCTGTAGAAAAATTTGGCGGAGCACAATTAGTACAACAAGAACCGGATGCATCAAGTTTTCCGAACGGCGGAATCAGAAATACATTCGAAGCAAGAGGTTATACAGCTTGGGATCCAACTTCTCCAGCCTTTATATATGGAACAACTTTATGTATTCCAACTGTTTTTATAGCTTATACAGGAGAAGCTTTAGATAATAAGATTCCTTTATTAAGAGCTTTGTCAGTTATGGATGAAGCTGCGACAGAAGTTTGTAAATATTTTGATAAAAATGTAAAGAAAGTTACAGCGACTTTAGGTTGGGAACAAGAATACTTTTTGATTGATAAAGCATTAGCAAATTCACGTCCGGATTTAATGATGACCGGAAGAACATTATTAGGACATACTTCTGCAAAAGGACAACAATTAGACGACCACTATTTTGGATCTATTCCTACGCGTGCTTTAACGTATATGAGAGATTTAGAGCAGGAATGTATGTTATTGGGAATTCCGGTAAAAACACGTCATAATGAAGTTGCGCCAAATCAGTTTGAGTTGGCACCAATTTTCGAAGAAACAAATCTTGCTGTAGATCACAACTCCTTATTAATGGATGTTATGCAAAGAGTTGCAGAACGTCATGATTTTAAAGTATTATTTCACGAAAAACCATTCAAAGGAGTAAACGGTTCAGGGAAACACAATAACTGGTCATTGGCAACAGATACCGGAGTTAACTTGTTGAGTCCGAGTAAAACGCCAATGAGCAATTTACAATTTCTTACCTTCTTTATTAATACTATAAAAGCGGTTAACGATTACGAGACTTTATTAAGAGCTTCGATCGCAACAGCAAGTAACGATCACAGGTTGGGAGCAAACGAAGCGCCGCCGGCAATTATCTCTGTATTTATTGGAGCACAATTGACAAAAGTTTTATCTGAATTGGAAAGCGTTACTACAGGAAAATTATCTCCGGAAGAAAAAACAGATTTAAAACTAAATGTAGTTGGTAAAATTCCAGACGTACTTCTTGACAATACAGACAGAAACAGAACATCGCCATTTGCCTTTACAGGAAATAAATTTGAGTTTAGAGCTGTTGGTTCAAATGCAAACTGCTCGAATGCAATGACAACTCTGAATGCAATTGTGGCTAAACAATTAAGAGATTTCAAAACAGAAGTTGATTCATTGATCGAGTCGAAAGACATGAAAAAAGACGATGCAATTTTTAATGTTCTGAGAGAATACATCAAACAATCTAAAAAAATACTTTTTGAAGGTGACGGATATAGTGAGGCTTGGGAAAAAGAAGCAGCAAAAAGAGGTTTAAGTAATTTTAAAACCACTCCGGAAGCGATCAAAGCCAAAGTTTCGAAACAAGCATTAGATTTATTTTCGGAATTAGGAATTCTTAATCATATTGAGGCAGAAGCGCGTTACGAAATAGAATTGGAGGAATACACTAAGAAAATTCAGATTGAAGGAAGAGTTTTAGGAGATATCGCAAGAAATCACGTAATTCCAACTGCAATTCGTTACCAAAATACTTTAATTGAAAACGTAAAAGGATTAAAAGAAATCTTCGGAAAAGAATTTGAAACCATTGCAAAAGAGCAAATCGTTTTAATCAAAGAAATTTCAGGACATATTGAAGGAATAAATTCTAAAGTATTGGCAATGACCAATGAAAGAAAAAAAGCAAATCAATTAACCGATGCTCAAAAAATGGCAGAAACATATTGCAATAAAGTAAAACCATATTTTGAAGATATTAGAAATCATTGCGACAAATTAGAATTATTAGTAGACGACGAAAGTTGGACATTAACTAAATACAGAGAATTGTTGTTTACAAAATAA
- the csgH gene encoding curli-like amyloid fiber formation chaperone CsgH: protein MQFLFRYILLSFLFFSAVLTGQVSVPQNQIKAKIDIEKIEDNFKITGTAENLTDVLKSASYRLSVIKNNDKSDNQSNNSQVGIFTLEPNEVKKLSTTQINVSADDEVIVLLLFYDENKEIVAKDRVVLGEEKKKMM from the coding sequence ATGCAATTTTTATTCAGATACATACTCTTGAGTTTTTTGTTTTTTAGTGCTGTTTTGACCGGGCAGGTTTCGGTTCCTCAAAATCAGATAAAAGCAAAAATAGACATCGAGAAAATAGAAGATAACTTTAAAATCACAGGAACGGCAGAAAACCTGACTGATGTTCTTAAAAGTGCTTCTTATCGATTATCTGTAATAAAAAATAATGATAAAAGTGATAATCAGTCTAATAATTCTCAAGTGGGAATTTTTACACTAGAACCAAATGAAGTTAAAAAATTGTCAACTACTCAAATAAATGTGAGTGCAGATGATGAGGTTATTGTATTGCTATTGTTCTATGATGAAAACAAAGAAATAGTAGCAAAAGACAGAGTGGTTCTGGGTGAAGAAAAAAAAAAGATGATGTAA
- a CDS encoding T9SS type A sorting domain-containing protein, giving the protein MSKNYIPFIFLFFLSTLMFGQKVTITPLVVNGKSVASTSPINLESVDRSSVSLSVKIDSPIPVGTEGSLSIWFTKDNAITPVVAEGGFERITNFSGGNSATISFVITLSLSSFNVSGGSISAQYKSFSGIVYKSANVSVIKNGSTPTTPPVTPPTPPTAPNFKNTLCCDQDVRYGDRPAPMIASTIDPSKVSASWLKLVGGQFPNATYKGVNYSTNKYNVLITDYLTEPGTYKRRLGNDFPFNDSNPVNIRIIPSPITSNEISIEGAKDANGFIEITNTNPKSIYGNSRSTSGQVNLNILADPYHVAQRGDTYADLDRYEWQYTKTSQNDNSEYKIWITLANENGPVLEYFTPENMSTTDDNYFLVRRIAIYKDIQRVSNVLKIIPRTVKNNNIICCDQVLTEGASSIESPSLITGSTPSIENPNGANIQILNITYQWQNQTITTNTRPNVFGSWTNINGATSKDCLPVPLQYTIVNGPRGTSQTVQTIYNYRRIATITYRTINSNGNFSDAITKSYSNETSVKSGRDYGPATLIAYPNPASSIINVEYKGADYTLSNTNITVANTLGTIVNSNNFSTVSPNIISIDVSSLPIGTYFINVDTGLGSRRNGQVTFLKSN; this is encoded by the coding sequence ATGAGTAAAAATTACATTCCTTTTATCTTTTTGTTTTTCCTGAGCACTTTAATGTTTGGACAAAAAGTTACTATTACGCCACTAGTCGTTAACGGCAAAAGTGTAGCAAGTACAAGCCCTATAAATTTGGAATCTGTAGACAGATCCAGCGTTTCTTTATCCGTAAAAATAGATTCTCCAATTCCTGTAGGAACCGAAGGGAGTCTTAGCATCTGGTTTACCAAAGATAATGCAATTACTCCAGTTGTAGCAGAAGGAGGCTTTGAAAGAATTACAAATTTTTCAGGTGGAAATTCCGCAACGATAAGTTTTGTGATCACATTAAGCCTAAGCTCTTTTAATGTTTCAGGAGGATCTATCTCGGCACAATACAAAAGTTTTTCGGGTATTGTCTACAAAAGTGCCAATGTATCTGTTATTAAAAATGGCAGCACACCAACCACTCCTCCTGTGACACCTCCGACACCACCAACTGCTCCAAATTTCAAAAACACATTATGCTGTGATCAAGATGTACGATACGGAGACAGACCTGCTCCAATGATCGCCAGTACAATTGATCCTTCAAAAGTTTCGGCTTCATGGCTTAAACTTGTTGGTGGTCAATTTCCTAATGCTACGTACAAAGGCGTTAATTATTCGACAAATAAATACAATGTATTAATTACGGATTATCTAACAGAGCCTGGAACTTACAAAAGAAGATTAGGTAATGATTTCCCTTTTAACGATAGTAATCCTGTAAACATCAGAATAATACCTTCTCCAATAACTTCAAATGAAATATCAATTGAAGGCGCCAAAGATGCGAATGGTTTTATTGAAATCACAAACACAAATCCTAAATCAATATATGGTAATAGTAGATCTACATCAGGACAAGTAAACTTAAACATTCTTGCAGATCCTTATCATGTTGCTCAAAGAGGAGACACTTATGCTGATTTGGACCGATACGAGTGGCAATACACAAAAACAAGTCAGAATGATAATAGTGAATACAAAATCTGGATAACTCTAGCAAATGAAAACGGTCCAGTTTTAGAGTATTTCACTCCGGAAAACATGTCAACTACAGACGATAATTACTTCCTTGTTAGAAGAATCGCAATCTACAAAGACATTCAAAGAGTTAGTAATGTTTTAAAAATAATACCACGAACAGTAAAGAACAACAATATTATTTGCTGTGATCAGGTCTTAACTGAAGGCGCTTCAAGTATAGAGAGCCCATCACTTATTACAGGTTCTACTCCATCTATTGAAAATCCAAATGGTGCAAATATTCAAATTTTGAATATAACATATCAATGGCAAAATCAAACGATAACGACTAATACCAGACCAAATGTATTTGGATCTTGGACTAACATTAATGGAGCAACATCAAAAGACTGCCTTCCAGTACCTTTACAATATACAATAGTAAACGGTCCAAGAGGAACAAGTCAAACTGTTCAGACTATCTATAATTACAGACGTATTGCAACAATTACTTATAGAACTATAAATAGTAATGGAAATTTTTCAGATGCAATTACAAAGTCGTATAGTAATGAGACTTCCGTAAAATCAGGACGTGATTATGGACCTGCAACATTAATTGCATATCCAAATCCTGCATCTTCAATTATAAACGTTGAATATAAAGGAGCTGACTATACTTTATCAAATACGAATATAACCGTAGCAAATACTTTGGGAACGATTGTAAATTCAAACAATTTCTCAACTGTAAGCCCAAACATAATTAGTATCGATGTTTCTAGCCTACCTATTGGAACCTATTTTATAAATGTCGACACAGGATTGGGATCAAGAAGAAATGGTCAGGTAACTTTTCTAAAAAGTAATTAA
- a CDS encoding secretion protein: MTKFTKMGLVVALFLTTIFTYAIDGKGDYILNIRTGNGKVVSFAINTVEKSIFSIFDENNNLVYTGDSAADKLEISKTISLEGFPAGTYVLEVKENSKVVKHEIKVSTKKVKAAKLDDTVNQSPAFRR, from the coding sequence ATGACAAAATTTACCAAAATGGGCTTAGTTGTTGCCTTATTTTTAACAACGATTTTTACTTATGCAATTGATGGAAAAGGTGATTATATTTTGAATATAAGAACCGGAAACGGAAAAGTGGTTAGTTTTGCTATCAACACCGTTGAAAAATCAATTTTCTCTATTTTTGATGAAAATAATAATTTAGTTTACACAGGAGATTCTGCTGCAGACAAATTAGAGATTTCAAAAACTATAAGTTTAGAAGGTTTTCCTGCTGGAACTTATGTATTAGAAGTAAAAGAAAACAGCAAAGTTGTTAAACACGAAATTAAAGTTTCAACTAAAAAAGTAAAAGCAGCTAAGCTTGACGACACGGTAAATCAAAGCCCAGCTTTTCGCCGTTAA
- a CDS encoding AraC family transcriptional regulator, whose protein sequence is MKTIAPALEVISNSYGSSFTYTKHAEKTNSKAHLWHYHPEIELVYINGGAGKRQIGSHVSYYTNGDLILIGANLPHCGFTNEQTGNTNETVIHIKPEFLGNDFFIAPEMRKVQNIFNQSKGGIAFGGETKKQIGKKIEMMEKQLPFERLLTLLSILDELDSSSDYTVLNADGFSLELQTQDSDRINVVFNYVKDHFQESIAIDEVSRLVSMTTPSFCRYFKKISNKTFTEFVNEYRLVHASKLLAEKPMSINEVCYESGFNNFSHFSKSFKQYTGKSASQYRLEHKIIIS, encoded by the coding sequence ATGAAGACAATCGCCCCAGCTCTTGAAGTGATATCAAACTCCTACGGAAGTTCTTTTACCTACACTAAACACGCCGAAAAGACCAATAGTAAAGCTCATTTATGGCATTACCATCCGGAGATTGAATTGGTTTATATAAACGGTGGAGCAGGGAAAAGACAAATAGGAAGCCATGTTTCTTATTATACCAACGGTGATTTGATTCTAATAGGTGCTAATTTGCCACATTGTGGTTTTACCAACGAACAAACGGGAAACACAAACGAAACCGTTATTCATATTAAACCGGAGTTTTTAGGGAATGATTTTTTTATCGCTCCCGAAATGAGAAAAGTTCAGAATATCTTTAACCAGTCTAAAGGTGGAATTGCTTTTGGCGGTGAAACTAAAAAACAGATTGGTAAGAAAATCGAAATGATGGAAAAACAACTTCCATTTGAACGATTATTGACGCTTTTGAGTATTCTGGATGAATTAGATTCGTCTAGTGATTATACGGTTTTAAATGCCGATGGTTTTTCATTAGAATTGCAAACTCAGGACAGTGATAGAATAAATGTAGTCTTTAATTATGTGAAAGATCATTTTCAGGAATCAATTGCTATAGATGAGGTTTCGCGTTTAGTGAGTATGACAACGCCTTCTTTTTGTCGTTATTTCAAAAAGATTTCAAATAAAACTTTTACCGAATTTGTAAACGAATACCGATTGGTTCATGCCTCAAAACTTTTGGCAGAGAAACCAATGAGTATAAATGAGGTTTGTTACGAAAGTGGTTTTAATAATTTCAGTCACTTTAGTAAATCGTTCAAACAATATACAGGTAAAAGCGCTTCGCAATATCGTCTTGAACACAAGATTATTATTAGTTAA
- a CDS encoding alpha/beta hydrolase family protein, whose amino-acid sequence MKNFKILVFTVLLCVSSLSYAAKVDTLQVASTAMGKTYKAAVVLPNSYAKSKTIYPVMYLLHGAYGHFSDWLKNTPNKKLVQNLSDQYNIIIVMPEGETFSFYLDSPVNKGSQFETFITQEVIQKVDKTYRTISNRSGRVITGLSMGGHGALYLSAKHPDLFCAAGSMSGAVDMSVMLNRDSSAQVVKLMQPVFGDKSDSSEMYAQYAVMNMLDKIKANKLPLIIDCGVDDFLIEPNRELHRRLVYNKVEHDYTERPGAHTWDYWENSLPYHVLFFNKILLKNQLVVKK is encoded by the coding sequence ATGAAAAACTTTAAGATCTTAGTATTTACGGTTCTTTTGTGCGTCTCGTCTTTGAGTTATGCAGCAAAAGTGGATACTCTACAAGTTGCCAGTACAGCAATGGGCAAAACCTACAAAGCTGCTGTTGTATTGCCAAATTCGTATGCTAAAAGCAAAACAATATATCCGGTTATGTATTTATTACATGGTGCTTACGGGCATTTTAGCGACTGGTTGAAAAATACACCAAATAAAAAACTGGTTCAAAATCTATCTGATCAATACAATATTATTATTGTAATGCCAGAAGGCGAAACATTTAGTTTTTATCTGGATAGTCCTGTAAATAAAGGAAGTCAGTTTGAGACTTTTATTACGCAGGAAGTCATTCAGAAAGTAGATAAAACATATCGAACTATAAGCAATAGAAGCGGAAGAGTTATTACGGGACTTTCTATGGGTGGTCACGGCGCTTTGTATTTATCGGCAAAACATCCTGATTTGTTTTGTGCTGCCGGAAGTATGAGTGGTGCGGTTGATATGAGCGTAATGCTTAATAGAGATTCCTCGGCTCAGGTAGTGAAATTAATGCAACCGGTTTTTGGAGATAAAAGCGATAGTTCAGAAATGTATGCGCAATATGCGGTTATGAATATGCTCGATAAAATTAAAGCGAACAAATTACCACTAATTATAGATTGTGGAGTTGACGATTTTTTAATAGAACCCAACAGAGAATTACACCGAAGATTGGTTTATAACAAAGTAGAACACGATTATACAGAACGTCCCGGAGCTCATACCTGGGATTACTGGGAGAATTCATTGCCTTATCATGTGTTATTTTTTAATAAAATACTGCTTAAAAATCAGTTAGTTGTGAAAAAATAA